In one window of Rhodanobacter sp. FDAARGOS 1247 DNA:
- a CDS encoding cytochrome bc complex cytochrome b subunit, whose translation MANVFTRVGDWVNERAPGMAPMYRAHMTEYYAPKNFNLWYYFGSLALLVLINQIVTGIFLTMNYNPSAAGAFNSVEYIMRDVEWGWLIRYMHSTGASLFFVVVFLHMFRGIMYGSYKKPRELVWLLGMLIFLVLMAEAFMGYVLPWGNMSFWGAKVIISLFGTIPYIGNTLVEWIMGDFLPADATLNRFFALHVIALPIVLLLLVVLHIAALHEVGSNNPDGVEIKKGPKGNRWDALKPADGIPFHPYYTVKDLVGVGFFLLIAAFIIFFAPTFGGWFLEHDNFIPANNLATPSHIKPVWYFTPFYAIVRMIPSFLGSAVWGVLAMFGAIAVLFALPWFDRGKVKSIRYRGTGFKVALGLFVVSFIALGAVGAGITAEVIPVWFGDVDVTFWENLFGRLMTLIYFGFFAFLWVYTHFGWEKTKPVPERVTTHD comes from the coding sequence ATGGCCAACGTATTCACGAGAGTCGGTGACTGGGTCAACGAACGCGCACCCGGCATGGCGCCGATGTACCGCGCGCACATGACCGAGTACTACGCGCCGAAGAACTTCAACCTCTGGTACTACTTCGGTTCGCTCGCCCTGCTGGTGCTGATCAACCAGATCGTCACCGGCATCTTCCTCACCATGAACTACAACCCGAGTGCGGCGGGAGCCTTCAACTCGGTCGAGTACATCATGCGTGACGTGGAGTGGGGCTGGCTGATCCGCTACATGCACTCCACCGGCGCCTCGCTGTTCTTCGTGGTGGTGTTCCTGCACATGTTCCGCGGCATCATGTACGGCTCGTACAAGAAGCCGCGCGAGCTGGTGTGGCTGCTCGGCATGCTGATCTTCCTGGTGCTGATGGCGGAAGCCTTCATGGGCTACGTGCTGCCGTGGGGCAACATGTCGTTCTGGGGCGCCAAGGTGATCATCTCGCTGTTCGGCACCATTCCCTACATCGGCAACACGCTGGTGGAATGGATCATGGGCGACTTCCTGCCCGCCGACGCCACCTTGAACCGCTTCTTCGCCCTGCACGTGATCGCGCTGCCGATCGTGCTGCTGCTGCTGGTGGTGCTGCACATCGCGGCCCTGCATGAAGTGGGCTCGAACAACCCCGATGGCGTGGAGATCAAGAAGGGTCCCAAGGGCAACCGCTGGGATGCGCTGAAGCCGGCCGACGGCATCCCGTTCCACCCGTACTACACGGTGAAGGACCTGGTTGGCGTGGGCTTCTTCCTGCTGATCGCCGCCTTCATCATCTTCTTTGCGCCGACCTTCGGCGGCTGGTTCCTCGAGCACGACAACTTCATCCCGGCGAACAACCTGGCGACGCCGTCGCACATCAAGCCGGTGTGGTACTTCACCCCGTTCTACGCGATCGTGCGCATGATCCCGTCCTTCCTCGGCTCCGCCGTGTGGGGCGTGCTGGCGATGTTCGGCGCCATCGCGGTGCTGTTCGCGTTGCCCTGGTTCGACCGCGGCAAGGTCAAGTCGATCCGCTACCGCGGCACCGGCTTCAAGGTGGCACTGGGCCTGTTCGTGGTGTCGTTCATCGCGCTGGGTGCGGTCGGCGCGGGCATCACCGCCGAAGTGATCCCGGTCTGGTTCGGCGATGTCGACGTGACGTTCTGGGAAAACCTGTTCGGTCGCCTGATGACGCTGATCTACTTCGGCTTCTTCGCATTCCTTTGGGTCTATACACACTTCGGCTGGGAAAAGACCAAGCCGGTTCCGGAACGGGTGACGACGCATGACTAA
- the petA gene encoding ubiquinol-cytochrome c reductase iron-sulfur subunit, whose amino-acid sequence MANEVVDHGRRRFLTATTAVVGGIGIVSAAVPFIKSWEPSARAKAAGAPVTQSLAKIEAGQLLTVSWRSLPVFVLNRTKAQLATLPMVDSRLVDPKSDGASADQQPKYAQNEARSIKPEWLVMIGICTHLGCVPDFVPEIKPEPFDPEWKGGFYCPCHKSRYDLAGRVFQGVPAPKNLPVPPYHFIDDSTIQIGVDPKEAG is encoded by the coding sequence ATGGCGAACGAAGTCGTCGATCATGGCCGCCGCCGTTTCCTGACAGCAACCACTGCGGTGGTTGGTGGTATCGGAATCGTGTCGGCGGCTGTGCCCTTCATCAAGTCGTGGGAACCCAGCGCGCGTGCCAAGGCCGCTGGCGCTCCGGTTACCCAATCGTTGGCCAAGATCGAGGCGGGGCAATTGCTGACCGTATCGTGGCGCAGCCTGCCGGTGTTCGTGCTCAACCGCACGAAGGCCCAGCTGGCGACCCTGCCGATGGTGGACTCGCGTCTGGTCGACCCCAAGTCCGACGGCGCTTCCGCCGACCAGCAGCCGAAGTACGCGCAGAACGAAGCGCGCTCGATCAAGCCGGAATGGCTGGTCATGATCGGCATCTGCACGCATCTGGGCTGCGTCCCCGACTTCGTGCCGGAGATCAAGCCCGAGCCGTTCGATCCGGAATGGAAGGGCGGTTTCTACTGCCCCTGCCACAAGTCGCGCTATGACCTGGCCGGTCGCGTGTTCCAGGGCGTTCCGGCGCCGAAGAACCTGCCGGTGCCGCCGTATCACTTCATCGATGACAGCACCATCCAGATTGGCGTGGATCCGAAGGAGGCTGGCTAA
- a CDS encoding S1C family serine protease encodes MKHAAGTLLFIARFAILGLAMAFVVGLFWPGSGERLRARFGLTEPAHAPATSQPRVGNGPVSYADAVAAAAPSVVNIYANKIVTEQAVRMYDNPVLQQLFGGQPTTYQHREQTLGSGVIVNAQGYVLTNNHVIAHAADIQVLLYDGRIAQARLVGADEESDLAVLKIDASNPPVIPIASEDPRPGDVVLAIGNPLGLNQTVTMGIVSAIGRQLNSSSAEDFIQTDAAINLGNSGGALVNAEGQLVGINTLLIGKAAGAEGIGFAIPVTTAKKVLDQIIATGHVVRGWLGADYAFVPVAANSGLPAAARGALVTNVYPGSPAAVAGIKPRDILLRIGSEDILDPASLRRSEAALKPGSKVEISGLRNGSPFHVEATVAQRPAMGTNALSGD; translated from the coding sequence ATGAAACATGCCGCCGGCACGCTCCTGTTCATTGCCCGCTTCGCCATTCTCGGCCTGGCCATGGCCTTCGTGGTCGGCCTGTTCTGGCCGGGCAGCGGCGAACGGCTGCGTGCGCGCTTCGGGCTGACCGAACCGGCGCACGCACCGGCGACCAGCCAGCCCCGGGTCGGCAACGGGCCCGTCTCCTACGCCGACGCGGTGGCCGCCGCAGCGCCCTCGGTGGTCAACATCTACGCCAACAAGATCGTCACCGAGCAGGCCGTGCGGATGTACGACAACCCGGTGCTGCAGCAGTTGTTCGGTGGCCAGCCGACGACCTATCAGCATCGGGAACAGACGCTGGGCTCGGGGGTGATCGTCAACGCCCAGGGTTACGTGCTGACCAACAATCACGTGATCGCCCATGCGGCCGACATCCAGGTGCTGCTGTATGACGGCCGCATCGCCCAGGCCCGCCTGGTCGGCGCCGACGAGGAATCCGATCTTGCCGTGCTGAAGATCGACGCCAGCAATCCGCCGGTGATCCCGATCGCCAGCGAAGACCCGCGGCCGGGCGACGTGGTGCTGGCGATCGGCAATCCGCTCGGGCTCAACCAGACCGTGACGATGGGCATCGTCAGTGCGATCGGCCGCCAGTTGAACAGCTCCAGCGCCGAGGATTTCATCCAGACCGACGCGGCGATCAACCTGGGCAATTCCGGCGGCGCCCTGGTCAACGCCGAGGGCCAGCTGGTCGGCATCAACACCTTGCTGATCGGCAAGGCCGCCGGCGCCGAAGGCATCGGCTTCGCGATACCGGTCACCACCGCCAAGAAGGTGCTGGACCAGATCATCGCCACCGGCCACGTGGTGCGCGGCTGGCTCGGCGCCGACTATGCCTTCGTGCCGGTCGCGGCCAACAGCGGCTTGCCGGCGGCAGCCCGCGGCGCGCTGGTCACCAACGTCTATCCGGGCAGTCCGGCCGCCGTGGCCGGCATCAAGCCGCGCGACATCCTGCTGCGCATCGGCAGCGAGGACATCCTCGATCCGGCCAGCCTGCGCCGCTCCGAGGCAGCGCTCAAACCGGGCAGCAAGGTCGAGATCTCGGGCTTGCGCAACGGCAGCCCGTTCCACGTCGAGGCCACCGTGGCGCAACGACCCGCGATGGGCACGAACGCGCTGTCCGGCGACTGA